The sequence below is a genomic window from Nostoc flagelliforme CCNUN1.
ATTAGCGTAGCGGGGACAAAAACTTTTACCGCCCAATTGATGGCATTTTATGCATTGGCATTGGATTTAGCAGCTCGTCGTCAGACAGTTTCAAAAGAAATTTTAGAGAAAATTATTAATGGGTTGCGGCAAATTCCTAAAGAAATTGAGGCAACTTTGGAAAGCCAGGAACGTTTAACCGAACACCTAGCCCACGAATTCGCCGAAACTCAAGATTTCATTTTTATAGGTAGAGGAATTAACTTTCCTATTGCTTTAGAAGGGGCGTTGAAATTAAAAGAAATCAGCTATATTCACGCCGAAGGGTATCCGGCTGGAGAGATGAAACATGGCCCGATCGCACTTTTAGATGCGAAAGTACCAGTAGTTGCGATCGCAATACCTGGTAGTGTGTACGAAAAAGTTATCTCTAATGCCCAAGAAGCCAAAGCCAGAGATTCTCGCTTAATTGGCGTGACTCCCGTTAACGATGGCGAAGCTGCGGAAATCTTTAACGATCTTCTTCCTGTTTCTCATGTAGAAGAATTACTTTCTCCAATTCTGACAGTAGTTCCTTTGCAATTGTTGGCTTATCACATTGCCGCCCGTCGCGGTTTGGATGTCGATCAGCCCCGGAATTTGGCCAAGTCTGTAACGGTGGAATAGTCTATTTATAGAGGTAGTAGCGTCTGGGCGCTACTACAAGCCAATGTATTCATGATTTTTTGAGGACTACCTCAAAAAAATCCTTTATTTAAAAGTAGCGCGATGACACAGACAACTACAGAGCGTTTATTCTCTTTTGAAGAATATCTTACTTATGACGATGGTACTGATAGCCGTTATGAACTGGTGGATGGAAAACTAGAACGCATGAATCCACCAACTTTTAGACATTTACTGATTTCTGACTTTATTCAGGATAACTTTAAGGCAGAAATCAATCGCTTGAGTTTACCTTGGCTATGCTTTAGAGAGGCGGGGGTAAGAACGGGATGGCGAAAGTCAAGATTGCCTGATGTTTATGTTGTCACGGCTGAACAGGTGATAGAATTCCTTGATGAGTCTGCTGTTTGTCAGTCTGCACCGATATTAGTTGTAGAAGTTGTCAGTCCTGATTCAGTGAAACGCGATTATCGGTATAAACGTTCTGAATATGCAGCGTTAGAGATTCCTGAATATTGGATTGTAGATCCAATAGAGTCAAAAATTACGATTTTATTGTTGTCAGAAGGATTGTACGAGGAAAAAGAGTTTAGCGGGAGTCAGCAAATTGTGTCTGCAACTTTCCCGGAAATTGCGCTTACAGTTGAACAAGTGTTAGCTGCGGGTAATCTTGGTTAGAAAATAACGATATCTCACGATCGCTGTTTGCGCTAGCCTCTCCCTTTGGGAGAAGGAGAAGGCTTAAGTTTCTCTTCTCTACGAGAGGCTGCGCCAACGAGACGCTTCGCGAACGCTTATCGCAATCGTTTTCTCAGCCACCAAACCACAAAACCAACAATGATTCCAACCATCAGACTGGAACTGAAGGGGTAGTTGCAAAAATAAGGAATTTTAGGAAAGATATCTTTCATACTTTCTTTACTACAAAAATCTTTGGCAGGTGATTGTAGTAGAGATACAGTTGCTATACCAGCGCCCGCAACAGCTATAAGCTCTTGGAAGTTCCGCTCTCTTTCAGATTTTTCGACTTCTTGGCGACTGCGAGTAACGTTAATTGTATCTTCTAAAAGTTGCAAGCCAAGCTGCATATTTTCGATATCTTTGGTAATTTGTGGTAAATATTTTTTGTTGGCTAGTTCGCTAAACTTTTCTAATAAATCTAACTGATTATTTTGACTTGCTTTTTCTTTAATTAACGCCAAGCGAAGTTGATAATTAGATAAATTAATTTCAATAATTTGTTTTTGGAAAGAGAGGTTGAGTAAGTCGATTGTATATTGCTGGAGAATATTAACCCAAGTTGCTAGTTATAGTGAAAAGCGATCGCTAAACTGAAGTATCTCTTCGAGACGCTAGGCGAAGGTGAAGACAGTGGGTCAATAAAGTAATAAAATCCCCTCCAAGAAGAAAAAAAGGAGGGGTGTATGTTAAACGAAATAATTGCCATCTATGCTATCACGGATGACTTGTTGAAAGGGATTGGACATGATGAAGATGGTCGGATACTCGTAAGTGATGCAGAAATTATCACAACGGCTGTGTGTGCGGCGATGTTCTTTAATGGCAACCACAGCAAGGCTTGCACTTATATGCAAGAACATGGTTTGATCCGAAATATGTTAGATAAATCACGATTCAATAGAAGATTACACGGTATCTTCATGTTAATGAACGATTTATTTCATCAAATGGGAATGATACTCAAAGAAATTAGTGATGATACGGAGTATCTTTTAGACTCATTCCCAGTAGCGATGTGTGATAATATTCGCATTTTTAATGTCAAGTTAATTAAGTCCGAGCAGTATCGAGGTTATATTGCATCCAAGAAAAGATACTTCTATGGTGTGCGAGTTCAATTATTAACAACCAAAACCGGGATTCCTGTGGAATTTGTGTTTTTACCTGGGAGTGCCAATGATCTACGTGGGTTAAATGCCTTACCCTTAAATCTGCCGCCAGGGAGTGAAATTTATGGCGATGCAGCTTACACAGATTACACCATTGAAGATGACTTGGAACAAACTAGTCAAATTAGTTTGAAAGTGATGCGGAAACAGAAATCCACTCGTCTTGACCCTCCTTGGATTCAATATATTAAACAACATACTCGCCATTATATTGAAACTGTATTTAGTTCGATTACAA
It includes:
- a CDS encoding IS982 family transposase, with product MLNEIIAIYAITDDLLKGIGHDEDGRILVSDAEIITTAVCAAMFFNGNHSKACTYMQEHGLIRNMLDKSRFNRRLHGIFMLMNDLFHQMGMILKEISDDTEYLLDSFPVAMCDNIRIFNVKLIKSEQYRGYIASKKRYFYGVRVQLLTTKTGIPVEFVFLPGSANDLRGLNALPLNLPPGSEIYGDAAYTDYTIEDDLEQTSQISLKVMRKQKSTRLDPPWIQYIKQHTRHYIETVFSSITSDFPKSIHAVTYQGFLLKLQAFIFAFTLQEAFI
- a CDS encoding Uma2 family endonuclease, whose product is MTQTTTERLFSFEEYLTYDDGTDSRYELVDGKLERMNPPTFRHLLISDFIQDNFKAEINRLSLPWLCFREAGVRTGWRKSRLPDVYVVTAEQVIEFLDESAVCQSAPILVVEVVSPDSVKRDYRYKRSEYAALEIPEYWIVDPIESKITILLLSEGLYEEKEFSGSQQIVSATFPEIALTVEQVLAAGNLG